Proteins from a single region of Lepus europaeus isolate LE1 chromosome 4, mLepTim1.pri, whole genome shotgun sequence:
- the SHROOM1 gene encoding protein Shroom1 isoform X2 yields the protein MKIREGESFESQTPATGDPQSQPASAPTSATMEALGPGDDRASPASSTRSLDLRLSARADSAYSSFSAASGGPEPRTPSPGPDPLPYLDWDYVRVVWGGPGPAPPDAGPRTCPRPRPAVAARCGPRPPAVQGTPGPLSRQATPLLYALAAEAEAATRAVEPPSPPASRAAYRQRLQGAQRRVLRETSFQRKELRMSLPARLRPAAPARQPTAHPRSASLSHPGGEVELPRCPAPAPGTADPERLASQQRKWCFSEPGKLDRLGRGVGAAGECLGEASTVAGGPVGPELAGCRGLPEIQPQGPADCGSQKFAPAYRPAGRSRSASGEALGPWGGPGGTMSVAQALPQRAQPPRPLFQTKVSSAKNFLPSRCGGCEAPASRCSTQKEAAVTCPTELPASSPADSEQRVSETCRGPARLPSLPDDEVFLEEASMGRVTSPPGSQAENARASDEQNGTGLGHGSGRVPAECPLHGCPGSAGADEGWQGVNGSVGVCGPTGSSTPGTANGDIPTSDPSGVLATEPPASPESDPMKPLPVDSPGPSDSHTQGPVGHTALGWGTGQPGSWPAWSSQRLEELVQELARLDPSLSDTLAAQPSAEPPLGLLDGLIPSAEVWAAMSAAEEAAGTSESGSNQLSFPQLLPTSQETRPEDPGAHPVPDQLCRQGLPAPHSSIQARKVELADLLQKMLGELHAEQERLHHRAHKWASGQAALEAAVGQACAPRELERFRRFLADLERVLGLLLLLGSRLVRVRRALARAGSDGDPDEHASVLQRFRLLQRQQEDARELKEHVARRERALREALERALPAEQLRSYCALLAGKAAMLAQQRSLDERVRLLQDRLDAISRDLGRRPLSPRLVWPPGTCPRDDPPFPPPMV from the exons ATGAAGATCCGGGAAGGCGAAAGCTTTGAGAGCCAGACCCCAGCCACTGGG GACCCCCAGAGCCAGCCAGCTTCAGCACCTACCAGTGCAACCATGGAGGCCTTGGGTCCCGGGGATGACCGCGCCTCCCCCGCCTCGAGCACTCGAAGCCTGGATCTGCGGCTGTCCGCGCGTGCCGACTCGGCCTACAGCTCTTTCTCGGCGGCCTCTGGCGGCCCTGAGCCACGCACGCCATCGCCCGGGCCCGACCCCCTCCCTTACCTGGACTGGGACTACGTGCGTGTGGTGTGGGGCGGCCCTGGCCCCGCTCCGCCCGACGCTGGCCCGCGCACCTgcccgcggccccggcccgcgGTGGCGGCCCGTTGTGGGCCGCGGCCCCCGGCCGTGCAGGGGACGCCAGGGCCACTCAGCAGGCAGGCCACTCCGCTGCTGTACGCGCTGGCGGCCGAGGCGGAGGCCGCGACACGCGCCGTCGAGCCGCCCAGCCCGCCGGCCTCGCGGGCCGCCTACCGCCAGCGACTGCAGGGCGCGCAGCGGCGGGTGCTGCGGGAGACGTCCTTCCAGCGCAAGGAGCTCCGCATGAGCCTGCCTGCCCGCCTGCGGCCCGCGGCCCCCGCGCGGCAGCCCACCGCGCACCCGCGCTCCGCCTCGCTCAGCCACCCGGGTGGGGAGGTGGAGCTGCCGCGCTGCCCGGCCCCCGCGCCAGGAACCGCCGACCCGGAACGCCTCGCCAGCCAGCAGCGGAAGTGGTGCTTCTCGGAGCCGGGGAAGCTGGACCGCCTGGGACGGGGTGTCGGGGCGGCAGGGGAATGCTTGGGTGAGGCCAGCACCGTCGCCGGCGGCCCGGTTGGGCCTGAGCTGGCCGGGTGCAGAGGGCTGCCCGAGATCCAGCCCCAAGGCCCAGCAGACTGTGGGTCCCAGAAGTTTGCTCCTGCCTACCGGCCTGCTGGTCGCAGTAGGAGTGCTTCCGGCGAAGCCTTAGGCCCCTGGGGAGGTCCAGGAGGGACCATGTCAGTGGCCCAG GCTCTTCCCCAACGAGCACAACCGCCCAGGCCGTTGTTTCAGACCAAGGTTTCCAG CGCCAAGAACTTCCTCCCCAGTCGCTGCGGTGGGTGTGAGGCCCCTGCCTCCAGGTGCTCAACTCAGAAGGAGGCTGCAGTGACCTGTCCCACAGAGCTCCCCGCCAGCAGCCCTGCCGACTCTGAGCAGAGGGTCTCGGAGACCTGCCGTGGTCCTGCccggcttccctccctccctgacgaTGAGGTCTTCCTGGAAGAGGCCTCGATGGGCAGAGTGACGTCACCTCCAGGCTCCCAGGCCGAAAA TGCCCGTGCCTCTGATGAGCAGAACGGAACTGGCCTGGGCCACGGGTCTGGCAGAGTCCCCGCAGAGTGTCCCCTCCACGGGTGTCCTGGGTCGGCAGGGGCAGATGAGGGCTGGCAAGGGGTGAACGGGTCTGTGGGTGTTTGCGGGCCCACAGGCTCTAGCACCCCTGGGACTGCAAATGGTGACATCCCAACCAGTGACCCCTCGGGAGTGCTGGCCACTGAGCCCCCTGCAAGCCCAGAGAGTGACCCCATGAAGCCTCTCCCTGTGGACAGCCCAGGACCTTCAGACAGTCACACCCAAGGGCCTGTTGGCCACACTGCGCTGGGCTGGGGCACTGGCCAGCCTGGTTCCTGGCCAGCATGGTCCAGTCAGCGCCTCGAGGAGCTGGTTCAGGAGCTGGCCAGACTGGATCCCTCTCTGAGTGACACGTTAGCCGCCCAGCCGAGTGCAGAGCCACCCCTGGGCCTGCTGGATGGGCTCATCCCTTCCGCCGAGGTCTGGGCTGCCATGTCAGCAGCAGAGGAGGCTGCTGGCACTTCCGAGTCAGG GTCCAATCAGCTCAGcttcccccagctcctgccaACTTCTCAGGAGACAAGGCCTGAGGACCCTGGTGCACACCCCGTGCCTGACCAGCTGTGTCGCCAGGGCCTGCCTGCACCACACAGCAGCATCCAGGCCAGGAAA GTGGAGCTCGCCGACCTCCTCCAAAAGATGCTTGGAGAACTTCATGCTGAGCAGGAGCGGCTGCACCACAGGGCTCACAAGTGGGCCAGCGGCCAGGCGGCCCTGGAGGCTGCGGTGGGCCAGGCCTGTGCTCCCCGAGAGCTGGAGCGCTTCCGCCGCTTCCTGGCCGACCTGGAGcgagtgctggggctcctgctgctgctgggcagTCGCCTGGTCCGCGTGCGCCGCGCCCTGGCCCGGGCGGGTTCAGACGGCGACCCCGACGAGCAC GCCTCCGTGCTGCAGCGGTTCCGGCTTCTGCAGCGGCAGCAGGAGGACGCCAGGGAGCTGAAGGAGCACGTGGCGCGGCGCGAGCGGGCCCTGCGCGAGGCGCTGGAGCGGGCGCTGCCCGCGGAGCAGCTGCGCTCCTACTGCGCCCTGCTGGCCGGCAAGGCCGCCATGCTGGCCCAGCAGCGCAGCCTGGACGAGCGCGTCCGGCTCCTTCAGGACCGGCTGGAcgccatcagcagggacctgggccGTCGgcccctgtctcccaggctggtCTGGCCTCCTGGGACCTGTCCACGGGATGACCcgcccttcccccctcccatggTCTAG
- the SHROOM1 gene encoding protein Shroom1 isoform X1: MSPLGRGARPSVSGGMELQDPQSQPASAPTSATMEALGPGDDRASPASSTRSLDLRLSARADSAYSSFSAASGGPEPRTPSPGPDPLPYLDWDYVRVVWGGPGPAPPDAGPRTCPRPRPAVAARCGPRPPAVQGTPGPLSRQATPLLYALAAEAEAATRAVEPPSPPASRAAYRQRLQGAQRRVLRETSFQRKELRMSLPARLRPAAPARQPTAHPRSASLSHPGGEVELPRCPAPAPGTADPERLASQQRKWCFSEPGKLDRLGRGVGAAGECLGEASTVAGGPVGPELAGCRGLPEIQPQGPADCGSQKFAPAYRPAGRSRSASGEALGPWGGPGGTMSVAQALPQRAQPPRPLFQTKVSSAKNFLPSRCGGCEAPASRCSTQKEAAVTCPTELPASSPADSEQRVSETCRGPARLPSLPDDEVFLEEASMGRVTSPPGSQAENARASDEQNGTGLGHGSGRVPAECPLHGCPGSAGADEGWQGVNGSVGVCGPTGSSTPGTANGDIPTSDPSGVLATEPPASPESDPMKPLPVDSPGPSDSHTQGPVGHTALGWGTGQPGSWPAWSSQRLEELVQELARLDPSLSDTLAAQPSAEPPLGLLDGLIPSAEVWAAMSAAEEAAGTSESGSNQLSFPQLLPTSQETRPEDPGAHPVPDQLCRQGLPAPHSSIQARKVELADLLQKMLGELHAEQERLHHRAHKWASGQAALEAAVGQACAPRELERFRRFLADLERVLGLLLLLGSRLVRVRRALARAGSDGDPDEHASVLQRFRLLQRQQEDARELKEHVARRERALREALERALPAEQLRSYCALLAGKAAMLAQQRSLDERVRLLQDRLDAISRDLGRRPLSPRLVWPPGTCPRDDPPFPPPMV, encoded by the exons ATGTCACCGCTTGGCCGTGGCGCCCGGCCGAGCGTCTCGGGCGGGATGGAGCTTCAG GACCCCCAGAGCCAGCCAGCTTCAGCACCTACCAGTGCAACCATGGAGGCCTTGGGTCCCGGGGATGACCGCGCCTCCCCCGCCTCGAGCACTCGAAGCCTGGATCTGCGGCTGTCCGCGCGTGCCGACTCGGCCTACAGCTCTTTCTCGGCGGCCTCTGGCGGCCCTGAGCCACGCACGCCATCGCCCGGGCCCGACCCCCTCCCTTACCTGGACTGGGACTACGTGCGTGTGGTGTGGGGCGGCCCTGGCCCCGCTCCGCCCGACGCTGGCCCGCGCACCTgcccgcggccccggcccgcgGTGGCGGCCCGTTGTGGGCCGCGGCCCCCGGCCGTGCAGGGGACGCCAGGGCCACTCAGCAGGCAGGCCACTCCGCTGCTGTACGCGCTGGCGGCCGAGGCGGAGGCCGCGACACGCGCCGTCGAGCCGCCCAGCCCGCCGGCCTCGCGGGCCGCCTACCGCCAGCGACTGCAGGGCGCGCAGCGGCGGGTGCTGCGGGAGACGTCCTTCCAGCGCAAGGAGCTCCGCATGAGCCTGCCTGCCCGCCTGCGGCCCGCGGCCCCCGCGCGGCAGCCCACCGCGCACCCGCGCTCCGCCTCGCTCAGCCACCCGGGTGGGGAGGTGGAGCTGCCGCGCTGCCCGGCCCCCGCGCCAGGAACCGCCGACCCGGAACGCCTCGCCAGCCAGCAGCGGAAGTGGTGCTTCTCGGAGCCGGGGAAGCTGGACCGCCTGGGACGGGGTGTCGGGGCGGCAGGGGAATGCTTGGGTGAGGCCAGCACCGTCGCCGGCGGCCCGGTTGGGCCTGAGCTGGCCGGGTGCAGAGGGCTGCCCGAGATCCAGCCCCAAGGCCCAGCAGACTGTGGGTCCCAGAAGTTTGCTCCTGCCTACCGGCCTGCTGGTCGCAGTAGGAGTGCTTCCGGCGAAGCCTTAGGCCCCTGGGGAGGTCCAGGAGGGACCATGTCAGTGGCCCAG GCTCTTCCCCAACGAGCACAACCGCCCAGGCCGTTGTTTCAGACCAAGGTTTCCAG CGCCAAGAACTTCCTCCCCAGTCGCTGCGGTGGGTGTGAGGCCCCTGCCTCCAGGTGCTCAACTCAGAAGGAGGCTGCAGTGACCTGTCCCACAGAGCTCCCCGCCAGCAGCCCTGCCGACTCTGAGCAGAGGGTCTCGGAGACCTGCCGTGGTCCTGCccggcttccctccctccctgacgaTGAGGTCTTCCTGGAAGAGGCCTCGATGGGCAGAGTGACGTCACCTCCAGGCTCCCAGGCCGAAAA TGCCCGTGCCTCTGATGAGCAGAACGGAACTGGCCTGGGCCACGGGTCTGGCAGAGTCCCCGCAGAGTGTCCCCTCCACGGGTGTCCTGGGTCGGCAGGGGCAGATGAGGGCTGGCAAGGGGTGAACGGGTCTGTGGGTGTTTGCGGGCCCACAGGCTCTAGCACCCCTGGGACTGCAAATGGTGACATCCCAACCAGTGACCCCTCGGGAGTGCTGGCCACTGAGCCCCCTGCAAGCCCAGAGAGTGACCCCATGAAGCCTCTCCCTGTGGACAGCCCAGGACCTTCAGACAGTCACACCCAAGGGCCTGTTGGCCACACTGCGCTGGGCTGGGGCACTGGCCAGCCTGGTTCCTGGCCAGCATGGTCCAGTCAGCGCCTCGAGGAGCTGGTTCAGGAGCTGGCCAGACTGGATCCCTCTCTGAGTGACACGTTAGCCGCCCAGCCGAGTGCAGAGCCACCCCTGGGCCTGCTGGATGGGCTCATCCCTTCCGCCGAGGTCTGGGCTGCCATGTCAGCAGCAGAGGAGGCTGCTGGCACTTCCGAGTCAGG GTCCAATCAGCTCAGcttcccccagctcctgccaACTTCTCAGGAGACAAGGCCTGAGGACCCTGGTGCACACCCCGTGCCTGACCAGCTGTGTCGCCAGGGCCTGCCTGCACCACACAGCAGCATCCAGGCCAGGAAA GTGGAGCTCGCCGACCTCCTCCAAAAGATGCTTGGAGAACTTCATGCTGAGCAGGAGCGGCTGCACCACAGGGCTCACAAGTGGGCCAGCGGCCAGGCGGCCCTGGAGGCTGCGGTGGGCCAGGCCTGTGCTCCCCGAGAGCTGGAGCGCTTCCGCCGCTTCCTGGCCGACCTGGAGcgagtgctggggctcctgctgctgctgggcagTCGCCTGGTCCGCGTGCGCCGCGCCCTGGCCCGGGCGGGTTCAGACGGCGACCCCGACGAGCAC GCCTCCGTGCTGCAGCGGTTCCGGCTTCTGCAGCGGCAGCAGGAGGACGCCAGGGAGCTGAAGGAGCACGTGGCGCGGCGCGAGCGGGCCCTGCGCGAGGCGCTGGAGCGGGCGCTGCCCGCGGAGCAGCTGCGCTCCTACTGCGCCCTGCTGGCCGGCAAGGCCGCCATGCTGGCCCAGCAGCGCAGCCTGGACGAGCGCGTCCGGCTCCTTCAGGACCGGCTGGAcgccatcagcagggacctgggccGTCGgcccctgtctcccaggctggtCTGGCCTCCTGGGACCTGTCCACGGGATGACCcgcccttcccccctcccatggTCTAG
- the SHROOM1 gene encoding protein Shroom1 isoform X3, protein MEALGPGDDRASPASSTRSLDLRLSARADSAYSSFSAASGGPEPRTPSPGPDPLPYLDWDYVRVVWGGPGPAPPDAGPRTCPRPRPAVAARCGPRPPAVQGTPGPLSRQATPLLYALAAEAEAATRAVEPPSPPASRAAYRQRLQGAQRRVLRETSFQRKELRMSLPARLRPAAPARQPTAHPRSASLSHPGGEVELPRCPAPAPGTADPERLASQQRKWCFSEPGKLDRLGRGVGAAGECLGEASTVAGGPVGPELAGCRGLPEIQPQGPADCGSQKFAPAYRPAGRSRSASGEALGPWGGPGGTMSVAQALPQRAQPPRPLFQTKVSSAKNFLPSRCGGCEAPASRCSTQKEAAVTCPTELPASSPADSEQRVSETCRGPARLPSLPDDEVFLEEASMGRVTSPPGSQAENARASDEQNGTGLGHGSGRVPAECPLHGCPGSAGADEGWQGVNGSVGVCGPTGSSTPGTANGDIPTSDPSGVLATEPPASPESDPMKPLPVDSPGPSDSHTQGPVGHTALGWGTGQPGSWPAWSSQRLEELVQELARLDPSLSDTLAAQPSAEPPLGLLDGLIPSAEVWAAMSAAEEAAGTSESGSNQLSFPQLLPTSQETRPEDPGAHPVPDQLCRQGLPAPHSSIQARKVELADLLQKMLGELHAEQERLHHRAHKWASGQAALEAAVGQACAPRELERFRRFLADLERVLGLLLLLGSRLVRVRRALARAGSDGDPDEHASVLQRFRLLQRQQEDARELKEHVARRERALREALERALPAEQLRSYCALLAGKAAMLAQQRSLDERVRLLQDRLDAISRDLGRRPLSPRLVWPPGTCPRDDPPFPPPMV, encoded by the exons ATGGAGGCCTTGGGTCCCGGGGATGACCGCGCCTCCCCCGCCTCGAGCACTCGAAGCCTGGATCTGCGGCTGTCCGCGCGTGCCGACTCGGCCTACAGCTCTTTCTCGGCGGCCTCTGGCGGCCCTGAGCCACGCACGCCATCGCCCGGGCCCGACCCCCTCCCTTACCTGGACTGGGACTACGTGCGTGTGGTGTGGGGCGGCCCTGGCCCCGCTCCGCCCGACGCTGGCCCGCGCACCTgcccgcggccccggcccgcgGTGGCGGCCCGTTGTGGGCCGCGGCCCCCGGCCGTGCAGGGGACGCCAGGGCCACTCAGCAGGCAGGCCACTCCGCTGCTGTACGCGCTGGCGGCCGAGGCGGAGGCCGCGACACGCGCCGTCGAGCCGCCCAGCCCGCCGGCCTCGCGGGCCGCCTACCGCCAGCGACTGCAGGGCGCGCAGCGGCGGGTGCTGCGGGAGACGTCCTTCCAGCGCAAGGAGCTCCGCATGAGCCTGCCTGCCCGCCTGCGGCCCGCGGCCCCCGCGCGGCAGCCCACCGCGCACCCGCGCTCCGCCTCGCTCAGCCACCCGGGTGGGGAGGTGGAGCTGCCGCGCTGCCCGGCCCCCGCGCCAGGAACCGCCGACCCGGAACGCCTCGCCAGCCAGCAGCGGAAGTGGTGCTTCTCGGAGCCGGGGAAGCTGGACCGCCTGGGACGGGGTGTCGGGGCGGCAGGGGAATGCTTGGGTGAGGCCAGCACCGTCGCCGGCGGCCCGGTTGGGCCTGAGCTGGCCGGGTGCAGAGGGCTGCCCGAGATCCAGCCCCAAGGCCCAGCAGACTGTGGGTCCCAGAAGTTTGCTCCTGCCTACCGGCCTGCTGGTCGCAGTAGGAGTGCTTCCGGCGAAGCCTTAGGCCCCTGGGGAGGTCCAGGAGGGACCATGTCAGTGGCCCAG GCTCTTCCCCAACGAGCACAACCGCCCAGGCCGTTGTTTCAGACCAAGGTTTCCAG CGCCAAGAACTTCCTCCCCAGTCGCTGCGGTGGGTGTGAGGCCCCTGCCTCCAGGTGCTCAACTCAGAAGGAGGCTGCAGTGACCTGTCCCACAGAGCTCCCCGCCAGCAGCCCTGCCGACTCTGAGCAGAGGGTCTCGGAGACCTGCCGTGGTCCTGCccggcttccctccctccctgacgaTGAGGTCTTCCTGGAAGAGGCCTCGATGGGCAGAGTGACGTCACCTCCAGGCTCCCAGGCCGAAAA TGCCCGTGCCTCTGATGAGCAGAACGGAACTGGCCTGGGCCACGGGTCTGGCAGAGTCCCCGCAGAGTGTCCCCTCCACGGGTGTCCTGGGTCGGCAGGGGCAGATGAGGGCTGGCAAGGGGTGAACGGGTCTGTGGGTGTTTGCGGGCCCACAGGCTCTAGCACCCCTGGGACTGCAAATGGTGACATCCCAACCAGTGACCCCTCGGGAGTGCTGGCCACTGAGCCCCCTGCAAGCCCAGAGAGTGACCCCATGAAGCCTCTCCCTGTGGACAGCCCAGGACCTTCAGACAGTCACACCCAAGGGCCTGTTGGCCACACTGCGCTGGGCTGGGGCACTGGCCAGCCTGGTTCCTGGCCAGCATGGTCCAGTCAGCGCCTCGAGGAGCTGGTTCAGGAGCTGGCCAGACTGGATCCCTCTCTGAGTGACACGTTAGCCGCCCAGCCGAGTGCAGAGCCACCCCTGGGCCTGCTGGATGGGCTCATCCCTTCCGCCGAGGTCTGGGCTGCCATGTCAGCAGCAGAGGAGGCTGCTGGCACTTCCGAGTCAGG GTCCAATCAGCTCAGcttcccccagctcctgccaACTTCTCAGGAGACAAGGCCTGAGGACCCTGGTGCACACCCCGTGCCTGACCAGCTGTGTCGCCAGGGCCTGCCTGCACCACACAGCAGCATCCAGGCCAGGAAA GTGGAGCTCGCCGACCTCCTCCAAAAGATGCTTGGAGAACTTCATGCTGAGCAGGAGCGGCTGCACCACAGGGCTCACAAGTGGGCCAGCGGCCAGGCGGCCCTGGAGGCTGCGGTGGGCCAGGCCTGTGCTCCCCGAGAGCTGGAGCGCTTCCGCCGCTTCCTGGCCGACCTGGAGcgagtgctggggctcctgctgctgctgggcagTCGCCTGGTCCGCGTGCGCCGCGCCCTGGCCCGGGCGGGTTCAGACGGCGACCCCGACGAGCAC GCCTCCGTGCTGCAGCGGTTCCGGCTTCTGCAGCGGCAGCAGGAGGACGCCAGGGAGCTGAAGGAGCACGTGGCGCGGCGCGAGCGGGCCCTGCGCGAGGCGCTGGAGCGGGCGCTGCCCGCGGAGCAGCTGCGCTCCTACTGCGCCCTGCTGGCCGGCAAGGCCGCCATGCTGGCCCAGCAGCGCAGCCTGGACGAGCGCGTCCGGCTCCTTCAGGACCGGCTGGAcgccatcagcagggacctgggccGTCGgcccctgtctcccaggctggtCTGGCCTCCTGGGACCTGTCCACGGGATGACCcgcccttcccccctcccatggTCTAG
- the SOWAHA gene encoding ankyrin repeat domain-containing protein SOWAHA produces MALAAAAAAAAAGVSQAAVLGFLQERGGQVRNSELLSRFRPLLEAGDPRGRAARRDRFKQFVNDVAVVKELDGVKFVVLRKKPRRPAGPEPLPPGPAAPPPPPAAAPGDSSAPEAASWGPALQIQAPPEDPAGQSAPQDAPGVPASEPTSPARELPSGLARKPEGPAEPRVPAFELARSSEAACVDAAPPSAGLPEVASPCAQAPGPAPGPPPPKPCMLPVRCVPGPAALRVRAEEQGLRRQLSEEPSPRSSPLLLRRLSVEETGLGPGRSPHLRRLSRAGPRLLSPDTEEAPAAPPPPPSAVPLEPAEHEWLVRAAGGRWTHQLHGLLLRDRGLAAKRDFMSGFTALHWAAKSGDREMALQLVEAARRGGAPVDVNARSHGGYTPLHLAALHGHEDAAVLLVVRLGAQVHVRDHSGRRAYQYLRPGSSYALRRLLGEPGLRGAELDAVGGAGGGLAPRRPVQVAATILSSTTSAFLGVLADDLVLQDLARGLRKSGSFSRFLGASPTAPRKKTKVRGALPAFSEGPRRPPPGPLAGLVPGVPPAT; encoded by the coding sequence atggcgctggccgccgccgcggccgccgcggccgccggggTGAGCCAGGCGGCGGTGCTCGGCTTCCTGCAGGAGCGCGGCGGGCAGGTGCGCAACTCGGAGCTGCTGAGCCGCTTCCGGCCGCTGCTGGAGGCCGGCGACCCGCGCGGCCGCGCCGCGCGCAGGGACCGCTTCAAGCAGTTCGTCAACGACGTGGCCGTGGTCAAGGAGCTCGACGGCGTCAAGTTCGTGGTGCTAAGAAAGAAGCCGCGGCGCCCGGCGGGGCCCGAGCCGCTGCCCCCCGGCCCcgcagcgccgccgccgccgcccgccgccgccccgggAGACAGCTCCGCGCCCGAGGCCGCTTCCTGGGGCCCCGCGCTGCAGATCCAGGCGCCCCCGGAGGACCCGGCCGGGCAGAGCGCGCCGCAGGATGCCCCGGGGGTCCCGGCCAGCGAGCCCACCTCGCCCGCTAGGGAGCTGCCTAGCGGCCTGGCCCGCAAGCCCGAGGGCCCCGCAGAGCCCCGGGTGCCTGCCTTTGAGCTGGCCCGGTCCTCGGAGGCAGCCTGCGTGGACGCGGCCCCGCCGTCTGCGGGGCTGCCCGAGGTCGCCTCGCCCTGCGCACAGGCGCCGGGCCCAGccccggggccgccgccgccgaaGCCCTGCATGCTGCCGGTGCGCTGCGTGCCGGGCCCCGCCGCGCTCCGCGTCCGGGCCGAGGAGCAGGGCCTGCGCCGGCAGCTGTCGGAGGAGCCGAGCCCGCGCAGCTCCCCGCTGCTGCTGAGGAGGCTGTCGGTAGAGGAGACCGGCCTGGGCCCGGGCCGCTCCCCGCACCTGCGGCGCCTGTCGCGCGCCGGCCCCCGCCTGCTGAGCCCCGACACCGAGGAGGcgcccgccgcgccgccgccgccgccctccgcCGTGCCCCTGGAGCCGGCCGAGCACGAGTGGCTGGTGCGGGCGGCCGGCGGCCGCTGGACCCACCAGCTGCACGGGCTGCTGCTGCGCGACCGCGGCCTGGCGGCCAAGCGCGACTTCATGTCCGGCTTCACCGCCCTGCACTGGGCCGCCAAGAGCGGCGACCGCGAGATGGCGCTGCAGCTGGTGGAGGCGGCGCGGCGCGGGGGCGCGCCCGTCGACGTGAACGCGCGCTCGCACGGCGGCTACACGCCGCTGCACCTGGCCGCGCTGCACGGCCACGAGGACGCCGCCGTGCTGCTCGTCGTGCGCCTCGGCGCGCAGGTGCACGTGCGCGACCACAGCGGGCGGCGCGCCTACCAGTACCTGCGGCCCGGCTCCTCGTACGCGCTGCGCCGCCTGCTGGGCGAGCCGGGCCTGCGCGGCGCCGAGCTCGACGCCGTCGGGGGCGCAGGGGGCGGCCTGGCGCCGCGGCGTCCGGTGCAGGTGGCCGCCACCATCCTCAGCTCCACCACCAGCGCCTTCCTGGGCGTCCTGGCCGACGACCTGGTGCTCCAGGACCTGGCCCGCGGCTTGAGGAAGTCGGGCTCCTTCAGCAGGTTCCTGGGCGCCTCGCCCACGGCGCCCCGCAAGAAGACCAAGGTCCGGGGCGCGCTGCCGGCCTTCTCGGAAGGCCCTCGCCGGCCCCCGCCGGGGCCCCTGGCTGGCCTGGTGCCCGGCGTGCCCCCCGCCACCTGA